A genomic region of Venturia canescens isolate UGA chromosome 7, ASM1945775v1, whole genome shotgun sequence contains the following coding sequences:
- the LOC122413621 gene encoding uncharacterized protein translates to MNLGSISRMLKNLLFFVLIDVSSHGAFALDDAVHSSHVFTNKNEKQPPIEAPDKIRLRELASLLRQSGNVNGTNTGSAQVTAEREGQCKCALGVCGCCSRFLLDTFRQKACVNVTYDPDEFSFTAKILMNDRVLYTRSVSGKNPRPVCVPVPRFPVVRACVRFYNIYFQGRNVHACVNMEGKFQDTILFKVGFDCIRLGANGVALVKPEDGGGVGQVEFLPDDPSEDSDDDYDEEEEDDDDDDYF, encoded by the exons ATGAATCTTGGTTCGATCTCGAGAATGctgaaaaatttgttatttttcgtgTTAATCGACGTTTCGTCGCACGGGGCTTTCGCACTCGACGACGCGGTGCACTCGAGccatgttttcaccaataaaaatgagaaacagCCTCCGATCGAGGCCCCCGATAAAATCCGACTACGCGAACTCGCGAGCCTCCTGAGACAGTCCGGAAATGTCAATGGCACTAACACCGGAAGTGCTCAGGTCACGGCAGAACGAGAAGGACAATGCAAATGTGCGCTCGGTGTTTGTGGCTGCTGTTCACGCTTCTTGCTCGATACCTTCAGACAAAAAGCCTGCGTCAACGTCACCTATGATCCTGACGAGTTCAGCTTTACCGCCAAAATTTTGATGAACGATCGTGTCCTCTACACTCGCTCGGTTTCAG gaaaaaatcctcGGCCGGTCTGCGTTCCTGTGCCCAGATTTCCAGTCGTCAGAGCTTGTGTCAGATTctacaatatttatttccaaGGGAGAAATGTTCACGCGTGCGTCAACATGGAGGGAAAGTTTCAAGACACGATATTGTTTAAG gtgGGATTCGATTGCATAAGGCTCGGAGCCAACGGCGTAGCTCTGGTGAAACCAGAGGATGGTGGCGGAGTCGGCCAAGTGGAATTTTTGCCGGACGATCCGAGTGAAGACTCGGACGACGATTacgacgaggaggaggaggacgacgacgatgacgattaTTTTTAA
- the LOC122413174 gene encoding uncharacterized protein, whose translation MLAIRSIGQGVTILLILTNKSDGAAVKELKDFTMAIDTDTSIYYDPGNRTKLVIDKVDGRFPFDPTKLIVRGLPCFCNNLVCGCCTGINLMLLNFDRVACTNLTFVPEEFALDFVASMGDDIIMDSRLTARNPPPFCVPLQFLPIVSFCVRFFDLHLKDRKFNVCVDFETRVGQFTVFILHFNCVKLSSDGVSWSRPAKDTSSLGANSSEPRVYDSLNSGDAEEDRY comes from the exons ATGTTGGCAATCCGTTCGATCGGTCAGGGCGTTACGATTCTTTTGATACTGACGAATAAGAGCGATGGAGCAGCTGTCAAAGAGTTGAAAGACTTCACAATGG CAATCGATACGGACACTTCGATATATTACGACCCTGGAAACAGAACAAAATTGGTAATCGACAAAGTGGACGGGAGGTTCCCGTTTGATCCAACGAAATTGATAGTGCGTGGTTTGCCCTGTTTCTGCAACAATTTGGTATGCGGTTGTTGCACCGGCATAAACTTAATGCTGCTGAACTTTGATCGTGTGGCGTGCACCAATCTCACTTTTGTCCCGGAGGAATTCGCATTGGATTTCGTTGCATCGATGGGCGACGATATAATCATGGACAGCAGATTGACAG CTCGAAATCCACCGCCGTTTTGCGTCCCGCTCCAGTTTCTCCCGATAGTATCATTCTGCGTTCGTTTTTTCGATCTGCACCTGAAAGATAGAAAATTTAACGTTTGCGTCGATTTCGAAACGAGGGTTGGCCAGTTTACGGTCTTCATATTGCACTTTAATTGCGTGAAATTGAGCAGCGACGGTGTCTCGTGGAGCCGGCCCGCGAAGGACACGAGTTCCCTGGGTGCGAACTCGAGCGAGCCAAGAGTCTACGACTCGCTCAATTCCGGGGATGCTGAGGAGGATCGTTATTAG